Proteins from a single region of Apium graveolens cultivar Ventura chromosome 7, ASM990537v1, whole genome shotgun sequence:
- the LOC141675026 gene encoding delta(12)-fatty-acid desaturase FAD2-like, whose translation MGAGGRMSAPSNTKKTQAEALGRAPHEKPPFTIGDLKKAIPAHCFEKSLVTSFRYLIQDLIMAYALYYVATNYIDQYLPHPVNYLGWAAYIAVQGCVLTGAWVVGHECDHDAFSDYGWVNDLVGLVVHSSLMVPYFSWKISHRRHHANTQSLENDEVYVPRFRSNIRNYYKILNNPPGRVLVWVTTLLVGFPLYLMFNVSGHKYERWTSHYDPHSPLYTERERKQIIVSDVAILAVIYGLYRLVLLKGFAWVFCVYGGPLLVVNGWFTLITILNHTHPSVPYYDSSEWDWLRGALCTVDRDYGILNKVFHNVCNAHVCHHIFSMIPHYHGLEATEAMKPLLGDYYQYDGTPILKAMYREMKECIYVEKDEGETKGVYWYRKDI comes from the coding sequence ATGGGTGCAGGTGGGCGCATGTCTGCTCCTTCTAATACCAAGAAAACTCAAGCAGAAGCACTTGGACGTGCTCCTCATGAGAAACCTCCATTTACCATAGGTGACCTTAAGAAGGCCATTCCTGCTCATTGTTTCGAAAAATCACTCGTTACTTCTTTTCGATATCTCATTCAAGATCTCATCATGGCCTACGCTCTCTACTATGTTGCAACCAACTATATTGATCAATACTTGCCCCATCCTGTCAACTACTTGGGTTGGGCAGCTTACATTGCTGTTCAGGGCTGTGTATTAACCGGGGCTTGGGTTGTTGGTCATGAATGTGATCATGATGCCTTTAGCGACTATGGTTGGGTTAATGACCTTGTTGGCCTTGTTGTCCACTCTTCTCTCATGGTCCCTTATTTCTCTTGGAAAATTAGCCACAGACGTCACCACGCCAACACTCAGTCACTTGAGAATGACGAGGTGTATGTCCCTCGATTTAGGTCCAACATCAGGAACTACTACAAAATTCTCAACAACCCACCTGGTCGTGTCCTTGTGTGGGTTACCACCCTCCTCGTAGGCTTCCCTTTGTACTTGATGTTCAATGTCTCGGGACACAAGTATGAGAGGTGGACTTCACACTATGATCCCCATAGCCCTCTTTACACTGAACGCGAACGCAAACAGATCATTGTTTCTGATGTTGCAATTCTTGCTGTCATCTATGGCCTATACCGTCTTGTACTACTCAAAGGATTTGCATGGGTTTTCTGTGTTTATGGAGGCCCGTTGCTGGTTGTGAACGGATGGTTCACATTGATCACAATTCTCAATCATACTCATCCTTCTGTTCCTTACTACGACTCAAGTGAATGGGATTGGTTGAGGGGAGCTCTTTGCACAGTCGACAGAGATTATGGAATTTTAAACAAGGTATTCCACAATGTGTGCAATGCTCATGTTTGTCACCACATTTTCTCCATGATCCCCCATTACCACGGCCTCGAAGCAACAGAGGCAATGAAACCTTTACTTGGGGATTATTATCAATACGACGGGACACCAATTCTAAAGGCTATGTACCGGGAAATGAAGGAATGTATATATGTGGAGAAAGACGAAGGAGAGACCAAAGGAGTCTACTGGTACCGAAAGGATATATAG